In Sutterella faecalis, a genomic segment contains:
- a CDS encoding SDR family oxidoreductase: MLNVFITGASSGIGAALARAYAARGATVGLVARSRDRLEELADSLNGGLKRHFVLPADVTNREEIFAAAREFECRSGGTTLVIANAGISHGVKTEFEEDLDMLEAVYRINVFAMAYTFHPFIEPMKARGYGQLVGMGSVAGIRGLPGSEAYCASKSAVITYCESLRIELQKYGILVSTICPGFVRTPLTAENPYKMPFLMEPDDFAREAVKAITERTTYRVIPWQMGVLAKIMRLIPNSLFDRILANRKQKPRVTAPKS, translated from the coding sequence GTGCTCAATGTTTTCATCACCGGCGCTTCTAGCGGCATTGGCGCTGCGCTTGCGCGCGCCTACGCGGCCCGCGGCGCTACGGTGGGCCTTGTGGCCCGAAGCCGAGATCGTCTTGAAGAGCTTGCAGACTCTTTGAACGGCGGCCTGAAGCGCCACTTTGTTCTGCCGGCCGACGTCACCAATCGTGAGGAAATATTTGCGGCCGCCCGTGAATTCGAATGCCGTTCGGGAGGCACGACGCTCGTGATCGCCAATGCAGGCATTTCGCACGGCGTCAAAACGGAGTTCGAAGAAGACCTCGACATGCTCGAAGCGGTCTACCGCATCAATGTCTTCGCCATGGCCTACACGTTCCACCCCTTCATTGAACCCATGAAGGCGCGCGGCTACGGCCAGCTCGTCGGCATGGGATCCGTCGCCGGCATCAGAGGACTGCCCGGATCTGAAGCCTATTGCGCAAGCAAATCCGCTGTTATTACCTACTGCGAAAGTCTGCGCATCGAACTGCAGAAATACGGCATTCTCGTAAGCACCATCTGCCCGGGATTCGTTCGTACGCCGCTTACGGCGGAGAACCCCTACAAGATGCCGTTCCTTATGGAGCCCGATGACTTTGCGCGCGAAGCGGTGAAGGCCATCACCGAGCGCACGACCTACCGCGTGATTCCCTGGCAGATGGGCGTCCTTGCCAAAATCATGCGGCTCATTCCCAATTCTCTCTTTGACCGCATTCTCGCCAACAGGAAGCAAAAACCCCGCGTAACGGCTCCCAAAAGCTGA
- a CDS encoding thiol:disulfide interchange protein DsbA/DsbL: MLSRRQVVLAAALAPASGSLLAAPTYTAGKEYLIVNPPAPTPRDTIEVVEFFAYTCPHCLQFAPHFEKWAKTAPKDVTIRVCPVAWQPKFLPFTQTYFALEALGLLDELHMKFFESVIYQEHPYNYDNPAPDILDFMTKAGVDGKKWEQTMRSFSVMNKSRQATQYWNSYQIDSTPMIGVGGIYSTGPHLVGTREATPACISYLVDQVRAQRR; this comes from the coding sequence ATGCTTTCTCGTCGCCAGGTCGTTCTCGCCGCAGCGCTTGCCCCGGCTTCCGGTTCTCTTCTTGCCGCGCCAACCTATACCGCCGGCAAGGAATACCTCATCGTCAATCCGCCTGCACCCACGCCGCGCGACACCATCGAAGTCGTGGAATTCTTCGCCTATACCTGCCCGCACTGCCTGCAGTTTGCGCCGCATTTTGAGAAATGGGCCAAGACGGCCCCCAAGGATGTGACCATCCGCGTGTGCCCGGTGGCCTGGCAGCCGAAATTCCTGCCTTTCACGCAGACCTATTTTGCCCTTGAAGCACTCGGCCTTCTCGACGAACTTCACATGAAATTCTTCGAGAGCGTGATCTATCAGGAGCATCCCTACAACTACGATAATCCTGCCCCTGATATTCTCGACTTCATGACGAAAGCGGGTGTCGACGGCAAGAAGTGGGAACAGACCATGCGCTCCTTCAGCGTCATGAATAAGTCCCGTCAGGCCACGCAGTACTGGAACAGCTACCAGATCGACAGCACGCCGATGATCGGCGTGGGCGGCATCTATTCCACAGGCCCCCATCTTGTCGGCACGCGTGAAGCGACTCCTGCCTGCATCTCCTACCTTGTCGATCAGGTCCGTGCTCAGCGCCGCTGA